GGCCGTCGGCCTCTGCCCCGCCGGAGCCATCACCCTCGACTCCCCGGAATCCACGGCCCCGTAGCGGCCCCGCCCGGACCGAGACCCCCCGCACCGCACGCCGGTGGGGGGCTCTCGTGTGCCTCGCACGACTGGGTGCCTCGTGTGTTTCGGGTACCTCGGATACCTCGGGTGTTTCGTGGGTACGGGGCCGACCGCCCCAGGAGCGGGCCGTGCCCCGTCCGCCGGTCAGTCCGACAGGGCAGCGAACATGCCGGGCTCGTAGGAACCCCCGAAGTTGTGCACGATCACGTTCATCCGGGTGGCCGCGTTGATCAGGGCGATCAGACAGACCAGCGCACCGACCTGGTCGTCGTCGTAGTGCTTGCGCACCTCGGCCCAGGTCTCGTCGGCCACCCCGCGGTCGCCGAGCCGGGTGCCCTCCTCCGCGAGTGCCAGCGCGGCCCGTTCGGCCTTGGTGAAGACGGTGCTGTGGCGCCAGACGGCGACCAGGTTGAGCCGGAGCGCGGTCTCACCGGCGGCCGCAGCCTCCTTGGTGTGGGCGTCCACGCAGAAACCGCAGCCGTTGATCTGCCCGACCCGCAACTCCACCAGTTCCTGAAGGGACTTGGGCAAAGTCGACTGCTCCAGGGGCAGGGCGGCGTTGTAGAAACGCTTGGCGATTTTCGCGGCGGTCGGGCTGTCGAACAGGTTGAAACGGGGTTCCATGACTTCGTCCTCACTCGTGGTCTCGCGTGCTGTCGCACCGTACGGACACAAGACGCCTGCGCCCCGGCCCGTGTGACGGCATGCCGATGTGATGTGTTCGACCGTCCGCAGGTGTCACAAATCGGCGGGGACCGGTGTCCGGGGCGCCTTCCGGCCGTGCCCGAGCCCGTACGCGTACGGGCTCGGGCACGGCCGGACGAGTACGGGCGGTTCCGGCTGCGAGCGGGTCCGGGCAGGAGCCGGTTCAGACGCCCGCGCCCTGGAGTTCGGCGCGCCGCAGGGCCGGGGCCGCGGCGGCCAACGCGCCCGCCAGCAGGCTGATCGCACCGCATCCGGCGAAGAAGGCGGCCGCTCCCCAGAGTTGGGCGGTGATGCCCGCCACGGGGAAGAGGGCGGGGGCCAGACCCAGGGTGCACAGGGTGGTGAGGGAGGTGACCCGGCCCAGGTACCGGGGGTCCGTCTCCGCCTGGACCAGGGCGCCGGTGAGCGTCACCGTGGTGCCGCCGGCCAGGCCGATCAGCACGGTGAGGGCGACGGCGGACCACAGGGTCGGCGCCCGGCCCAGGGCGGCCGTGGCCACTGCGGTGACCAGCAGCGCGACGACGATGCCCCGCCCGGCGCGGGCGACACGCGGGAGAACGGTGAACCACAGGGCCGCGGCCCCCGCCCCGACGCTGAAGGCGCTCGCCATCCACCCCGTGCCGGAGGCGCCCCAGCCCCGTTCGTCCGCCAGCAGCACCAGTCCCAGGGCCACCGGGCCGCTGAAGCACATCTCGCTCAGCCCGATCACCCCCGCCAGCGGGGCGAGCAGCCGGTGGCGGCGTACGTAGCGCAGCCCGGCGCCCAACTCCTGCCGGGTCGTGAGACGTTCGGGGGCGGTCGGAGCCGGGAGGGGGGTGATGCGAACGGCGAGAAGCAGGACGAGCGATGCGGCGAAGAGGACCCCCGCGGCGGCGAAGGCGCCCCCGGCCCCACCGGCGGCCAGCACGACGCCGCCCACTGCGGGGCCGAGGGAGTTGCTCAGCCGGACCGACAGCCCCCGCATGCCCTGGAGGCGGGCGAGTTGGTCCCGGGTCGTGATGCGGGGCGGGAACGCGCCCACGGCGGGCATGAACACCGCGTCCACCACGCCGAAGACCAGGGCGAGCGGAACCAGCAGCCACAGCCCCGGCGCCGCCGACACCAGCACGGCGGCCGACACCAGGATGACCAGACAGCGGGTGGCGTCACTGGCCACGGCGACCCGCCGAGGACCGAACCGGTCGGCCACCACGCCCCCGACGAGCATGAACACCGCCCGGGGGAGGGCCCCGACCGCGACCACCAGGCCCGCCTGCGACGGACCGACGGTGCGGGTCGCGGTCCAGGACAGCGCCAGGAAGTAGATCACGTCGCCGGTGACCGACGCAGTGTACGCGGCGAGCCAGCGCAACACGTTGCCGTCCCGGTGCGCGGGCCGGGGCAGGGTCGTGGCGGGCCCGGTCATGAACCGGCGGACCGCGGCGGTA
The nucleotide sequence above comes from Streptomyces sp. ML-6. Encoded proteins:
- a CDS encoding MFS transporter; the encoded protein is MTGPATTLPRPAHRDGNVLRWLAAYTASVTGDVIYFLALSWTATRTVGPSQAGLVVAVGALPRAVFMLVGGVVADRFGPRRVAVASDATRCLVILVSAAVLVSAAPGLWLLVPLALVFGVVDAVFMPAVGAFPPRITTRDQLARLQGMRGLSVRLSNSLGPAVGGVVLAAGGAGGAFAAAGVLFAASLVLLLAVRITPLPAPTAPERLTTRQELGAGLRYVRRHRLLAPLAGVIGLSEMCFSGPVALGLVLLADERGWGASGTGWMASAFSVGAGAAALWFTVLPRVARAGRGIVVALLVTAVATAALGRAPTLWSAVALTVLIGLAGGTTVTLTGALVQAETDPRYLGRVTSLTTLCTLGLAPALFPVAGITAQLWGAAAFFAGCGAISLLAGALAAAAPALRRAELQGAGV
- a CDS encoding carboxymuconolactone decarboxylase family protein, giving the protein MEPRFNLFDSPTAAKIAKRFYNAALPLEQSTLPKSLQELVELRVGQINGCGFCVDAHTKEAAAAGETALRLNLVAVWRHSTVFTKAERAALALAEEGTRLGDRGVADETWAEVRKHYDDDQVGALVCLIALINAATRMNVIVHNFGGSYEPGMFAALSD